One Euwallacea fornicatus isolate EFF26 unplaced genomic scaffold, ASM4011564v1 scaffold_39, whole genome shotgun sequence genomic region harbors:
- the LOC136349712 gene encoding uncharacterized protein: MTKPLAKQTFEMLRLKLMFPSSFDEKTAKAAVRFSQLLSGHSAMIRENRFSTTDKLELVRQNSSALCSSEETILRGNQTIKCAWDVVLECRNIPSLPLAVDKIEGTVTFRSERWPYSGHGIICSGRRSGHNGIPSRESHPEAGRGWNLSLLFLLVYTVTTLTIIADSSTPQTPDKEKFVLILGHCNSLTGCPNSEIFGRSHVYLAKQEGTPAYRSTFGPSSRIFPATSRKPPTRSEHQLKGQSFHIYTRYPKQSTNSLSPLNEQFAPELVLKKLKNSKAQIKGELTRFTSFLNKTDLDQCIELLQARYDSAKSILDKFKSIQTEYEELLITDFPSNYDEGELGEERDNFETRYFEAVAIAQGVLEKHFHNQRQTNVNANRNTESPSTSASLQAIAGSSDSVVSPKSCIKLPSLTLPEFSGCYADWQRFRDMFMAVIHDNHALSDAQRFYYLEASLRGEPKTLLASLAPTNANYAIAWDLLERRYQNTKFIINSHLKEIMEFPALAKESHIALRNFSNHFFKNFRALESLGERVREWNTMWIYILVSKLDISTRREWERYSQGINSPKIDQFNEFLMQRCQVLEAVDSRVWSNPKKSNESRSFATTSTTYRPACPFCKGEHFIYSCEEFKRLSISNRFEKVKRMNLCTNCLRHGHKLSECRSSGCKMCRQRHATLLHKPQQPSRAGNVDVNRDNENSSRHDNSNPHEGTSEQNTSHPILTNTCQNARNCLMLLSTAVVDAYGKHKTRIPCRVLLDSASQSNFVSTAMVKQLQLTPSKVDIPVLGINQIQTRISHATDISVASRTTAFKTKLSFLVVPKITEVAPQSYFDKLKLNIPDELVLADPEFNVPSEIDMLLGCEVFLDLLCIGQLKLGRTLPTLQKTLLGWIIAGRVPHQQGRLGKTQSMMSNCFLAQNPLERGLEKFWLVEEANSHSLSHMTEEERECEEHFIKTTVRDESGRFVVKLPLKQKFTDLGDSKQTALNRLYAIERRLAKTHELGTAYRAFMQEYKDLGHMTEVPREPTSSKFPIYYIPHHCVQKLESMTTKLRVVFDAACKTTKGSSLNDVLKVGPTIQKDLFSILLRFRKHNFVLIGDITKMYRQILVDEHERDLQRIVWRDTPNEEVRHYQLNTVTYGTASASYLATRCLIKISQDVAEQWPRESETIASDFYVDDLLTGSSDLDSLKRLGENIRRILAKYGFELRQFRSNAHQLLDEIAKDGHEKKYLISDDSSSKTLGISWVPSLDTFEYDSKKFAETHGKVTKRTILSWVSKIFDPLGIVGFLTVRVKLLIQRLWQLKIDWDEGIPSQLHAEWVKLKNEIARVGLLQVPRHVLVNKPKTIEIHGFSDASERAYGCCIYLRSIDENGQIASHLLCAKSRVSPLKVLSLPRLELLGAALLADLVKRSADILALPITKTFLWTDSTIVLCWIANEPKRWKTFTANRVAAIQSLTDIDDWHHVKSEENPADIISRGTSIREPANRQLWFHGPSFLVKPEGWPKDSAILRFAAPTKDTPGLKEAPEVSLVAQCPDDEIFDRFSCLHKLLRVVAYCVRFGSNAKLPKGEREAGPLSPGEVQQAEWRLIRIVQARSFPAESRDLSTGRRVSTRSKLKSLSPFLAQDGMIRLGGRLSNSNYTYNVKHPIVLPAKHPLTQLIIAREHRRTLHAGAQCTLAHVRQRYWPLNGKQTVRAHIRKCMTCFKSNPSNTLTPRMGELPISRVTPSRPFSSVAVDYAGPFELKDGKTRSRKTIKGYICIFVCLAIKAVHIEVVTDLTSDGFLSMLKRFVSRRGLCSFIYSDNATNFVGCNNELRAIQNIVRSSPLQNFLTNSNIKWQFMPARSPHWGGLHEAAVKSCKHHLKRVLNGSRFHYEEFYTITTQIEAILNSRPLIPMSSDPNDLKAFTPAHFLIGQELTAIPERDRTDDKVNFNKRYQHLQIIGQHFWSRWRKEYLHQLQTRNKWQIQPNHDVQVGALVLLKEDHAPSLCWPLGRITAVHPGPDNIVRVVSVRTKGGVFKRSVARVALLPVA; the protein is encoded by the exons tcaaaattccTCGGCTTTGTGTTCTTCCGAAGAAACTATATTGCGAGGCAATCAAACTATAAAATGTGCATGGGATGTAGTCCTTGAGTGTCGAAATATCCCATCGTTACCCTTAGCGGTAGACAAAATTGAGGGTACCGTCACGTTCCGTTCGGAACGATGGCCATATTCCGGTCACGGGATAATCTGTTCTGGTCGTCGTTCTGGGCATAATGGGATTCCTTCAAGGGAAAGTCATCCCGA GGCTGGGAGAGGGTGGAATCTCTCTCTTTTATTTCTGCTCGTCTACACAGTTACAACTCTGACCATTATCGCTGACAGTTCAACACCTCAAACACccgacaaagaaaaattcgtaCTAATACTCGGCCAC tgcaaTAGTTTGACGGGTTGTCCTAATTCCGAGATTTTCGGGAGATCCCACGTGTACCTCGCTAAGCAG gaaggaacccctgcCTATCGTTCAACatttggtccttcgagccggatCTTCCCAGCAACGTCGAGGAAACCACCAACGAGGAGTGAACATCAGCTTAAAGGTCAGTCTTTCCATATTTACACCCGCTACCCCAAACAATCCACTAATTCCCTCTCACCATTGA ATGAACAGTTTGCCCCAGAACtcgttttaaagaaattaaaaaatagcaaaGCCCAAATCAAGGGTGAGCTAACGCGCTtcacaagttttttaaataaaaccgatTTGGATCAATGCATCGAATTACTGCAAGCTAGATATGATAGCGCAAAATCCATATTAGACAAGTTCAAATCGATCCAAACTGAATACGAAGAGTTACTAATTACTGATTTTCCCAGTAACTACGACGAAGGGGAACTGGGAGAAGAACGcgataattttgaaactcgttaTTTCGAGGCAGTAGCTATAGCGCAAGGTGTGCTAGAAAAGCACTTTCATAATCAACGGCAAACCAATGTAAACGCAAATCGGAACACTGAATCACCATCGACCAGCGCCTCGCTACAGGCCATCGCTGGTTCAAGTGACTCAGTCGTTTCACCCAAGTCATGCATTAAGCTTCCATCTTTAACCCTACCTGAATTTAGCGGGTGCTACGCGGATTGGCAACGATTTCGTGACATGTTTATGGCAGTGATTCACGATAACCATGCATTATCGGATGCTCAACGCTTCTACTACCTAGAAGCATCTCTGCGAGGCGAACCAAAAACGTTATTAGCATCACTAGCTCCTACCAACGCAAATTATGCTATTGCTTGGGACCTCCTTGAGAGACGATACCAgaatacgaaatttatcaTTAACTCACATTTAAAGGAAATCATGGAGTTCCCTGCGTTAGCCAAGGAATCGCATATCGCGTTGAGAAACTTCTCAAACCATTTCTTCAAGAACTTTCGCGCATTAGAATCCTTAGGCGAAAGGGTCCGTGAGTGGAACACCATGTGGATTTATATTCTGGTGTCCAAGTTAGATATTAGTACAAGACGCGAGTGGGAGAGATACTCCCAAGGcataaattcgccaaaaatcGACCAATTTAACGAATTTCTAATGCAGAGATGCCAGGTATTGGAAGCAGTTGACTCAAGGGTGTGGTCAAACcctaaaaaatctaatgaatCAAGATCCTTTGCCACCACTAGCACCACGTACCGACCAGCGTGTCCGTTCTGTAAGGGTGAACACTTCATATATTCATGTGAGGAGTTCAAAAGGTTATCAATTTCGAATCGGTTTGAAAAGGTAAAAAGGATGAATTTATGCACGAATTGCTTACGGCACGGACACAAACTGTCGGAATGTCGGTCATCGGGATGCAAAATGTGTCGGCAAAGACATGCGACCCTGCTTCATAAGCCACAACAACCTTCGCGAGCTGGTAACGTAGACGTCAATCGGGACAACGAAAACAGTTCTCGCCATGACAATTCAAACCCTCACGAAGGCACCAGTGAACAAAACACATCACATCCGATATTGACAAATACCTGTCAAAATGCCAGAAATTGTCTCATGCTACTATCGACGGCTGTGGTAGATGCTTACGGCAAGCACAAAACCCGAATTCCGTGCAGAGTACTGCTGGACTCGGCCAGTCAATCTAACTTCGTAAGCACAGCCATGGTTAAACAATTACAACTAACACCGTCAAAGGTCGACATTCCCGTCTTAGGCATAAACCAAATACAGACGAGAATATCGCATGCCACGGACATATCAGTTGCATCTCGAACCACAgccttcaaaacaaaattgagtTTTCTCGTCGTGCCGAAAATAACAGAAGTAGCTCCGCAAAGCTACTtcgataaattaaaactaaatattccCGATGAGTTGGTTCTGGCGGACCCTGAGTTTAATGTACCCTCTGAGATAGACATGCTTTTGGGTTGCGAAGTATTTCTGGACCTCCTCTGCATAGGACAGTTGAAACTAGGCAGGACTCTTCCCACGCTGCAAAAGACATTACTGGGCTGGATAATAGCCGGCAGAGTCCCACATCAACAAGGCAGACTCGGTAAAACACAGTCAATGATGTCTAACTGTTTTCTTGCGCAGAACCCGTTGGAAAGgggtttggaaaaattttggcTTGTTGAGGAGGCCAACTCGCATTCCTTAAGTCACATGACCGAGGAAGAGCGTGAATGCGAAGAGCACTTCATTAAGACCACAGTTCGCGACGAAAGTGGCAGGTTCGTGGTGAAGCTTCCATTGAAACAGAAATTCACGGACTTGGGCGATTCGAAGCAAACAGCGCTCAATCGTTTGTATGCAATCGAAAGACGACTGGCAAAAACCCATGAACTAGGAACTGCCTACCGAGCATTCATGCAGGAATACAAGGACCTCGGACACATGACGGAGGTACCGCGTGAACCAACATCATCGAAATTCCCTATATACTATATACCGCACCATTGCGTTCAAAAACTGGAAAGCATGACTACCAAGCTAAGAGTAGTTTTTGACGCTGCATGCAAAACCACAAAAGGTTCATCACTGAACGACGTCCTGAAGGTCGGGCCCACGATACAAAAGGACCTATTCTCAATATTATTGAGATTCAGGAAACACAACTTCGTGTTGATCGGTGACATAACCAAGATGTATCGGCAAATCTTGGTAGACGAGCACGAGAGGGATCTTCAGCGCATAGTATGGCGAGACACACCCAATGAAGAAGTCAGACACTATCAGCTCAACACGGTAACGTACGGTACAGCTTCAGCCTCGTATCTCGCGACGcgttgtttaattaaaatatcacaaGATGTAGCTGAACAATGGCCGCGCGAATCTGAAACAATAGCGTCTGACTTCTATGTTGATGACTTGTTAACTGGATCTTCAGACCTCGATTCCCTGAAACGATTGGGAGAAAACATCCGCCGAATCCTCGCAAAATACGGATTCGAATTGAGACAGTTCAGATCAAACGCACACCAATTGCTGGATGAAATCGCCAAGGATGGTCAcgagaaaaaatatcttataagCGATGACTCCAGCAGCAAGACCTTGGGGATTTCGTGGGTTCCCAGTCTTGACACGTTTGAATACGATTCGAAAAAATTCGCGGAGACTCACGGCAAGGTAACAAAACGAACAATATTGTCGTGGGTCTCGAAAATATTTGACCCCTTGGGAATCGTGGGTTTCTTAACAGTACGCGTGAAACTGTTAATTCAACGTCTCTGGCAGCTGAAAATCGATTGGGATGAGGGAATTCCAAGCCAGCTGCACGCGGAATgggtaaaactaaaaaacgaaATAGCAAGGGTAGGCCTATTGCAAGTACCGCGTCACGTGCTTGTTAATAAGCCCAAGACCATAGAAATACACGGATTTTCCGACGCCAGCGAAAGGGCTTACGGGTGTTGCATATACCTGCGCTCGATAGATGAAAATGGACAAATTGCGAGCCATTTACTGTGTGCGAAGTCCCGCGTCAGTCCTTTAAAAGTCCTCTCGTTACCGCGATTAGAGCTCCTCGGAGCCGCGCTGTTAGCAGACCTGGTAAAGAGGTCTGCTGATATTCTGGCGCTACCCAtaacaaaaacgtttttatggaCCGATTCCACGATCGTTCTTTGTTGGATCGCGAACGAACCTAAAAGGTGGAAGACTTTCACCGCCAATAGGGTGGCGGCGATTCAATCACTGACCGATATTGATGACTGGCACCACGTAAAATCTGAGGAGAATCCCGCGGACATCATATCGCGTGGTACCAGCATAAGGGAACCAGCGAATCGTCAACTATGGTTTCACGGTCCCAGTTTTCTCGTAAAACCCGAAGGGTGGCCTAAAGATTCGGCCATTTTAAGGTTCGCGGCTCCAACTAAGGACACGCCCGGGCTTAAGGAAGCCCCGGAGGTGTCTCTAGTAGCGCAATGCCCCGATGACGAGATATTTGACAGATTTTCGTGCCTTCATAAATTATTACGCGTCGTGGCATACTGCGTAAGGTTTGGGAGCAACGCAAAGTTACCCAAGGGGGAAAGAGAAGCTGGGCCCCTGAGCCCCGGCGAAGTGCAACAGGCGGAATGGCGACTTATAAGAATAGTTCAAGCAAGATCGTTTCCTGCAGAAAGTCGCGACCTAAGCACTGGGAGGCGCGTTTCTACCAGAAGTAAATTAAAGTCACTCTCTCCGTTCCTTGCTCAAGACGGCATGATTAGGTTAGGCGGTAGACTATCGAACTCGAACTACACTTATAACGTAAAGCATCCCATCGTACTGCCCGCCAAGCATCCGCTAACCCAACTCATCATCGCGCGCGAACATAGACGCACCTTGCACGCAGGGGCCCAGTGCACCTTAGCTCACGTCAGGCAAAGGTACTGGCCTCTGAATGGCAAACAAACAGTGAGGGCACACATCCGAAAATGCATGACATGTTTCAAGTCCAATCCGAGTAACACCCTCACTCCACGGATGGGTGAGCTGCCCATTTCCCGCGTCACGCCGTCGCGGCCGTTCTCGTCCGTGGCAGTCGACTATGCCGGGCCATTCGAATTAAAAGATGGTAAAACCCGGTCTCGAAAAACGATCAAGGGGTACATTTGCATCTTCGTGTGTCTCGCGATCAAGGCAGTGCACATAGAAGTTGTCACGGACCTGACCAGCGACGGATTCTTGAGTATGCTAAAAAGATTTGTTTCAAGACGAGGCCTATGTTCATTCATATACAGCGACAACGCAACGAATTTTGTAGGTTGCAACAACGAGCTCAGAGCAATTCAAAACATTGTGAGGTCTAGTCCATTGcagaactttttaacaaactcaaacataaaatggCAATTTATGCCCGCTAGATCTCCACATTGGGGCGGGCTTCATGAAGCGGCGGTGAAGTCTTGTAAACATCATTTAAAGCGGGTTTTGAATGGCTCTCGGTTCCATTACGAGGaattttatacaataacaACGCAAATCGAGGCGATTTTGAACTCCAGACCTTTGATCCCTATGAGTTCCGATCCCAACGACCTAA